In Citrus sinensis cultivar Valencia sweet orange chromosome 2, DVS_A1.0, whole genome shotgun sequence, a single genomic region encodes these proteins:
- the LOC102629137 gene encoding UDP-arabinose 4-epimerase 1 yields the protein MLNFGRARTQQRQTRPTSFGGLDYADPKRKSNFAGKFILAAALTALCIFLLKQSPTFSSPSPFSQHEEGVTHVLVTGGAGYIGSHAALRLLKDSYRVTIVDNLSRGNIGAVKVLQELFPEPGRLQFIYADLGDAKAVNKFFSENAFDAVMHFAAVAYVGESTLDPLKYYHNITSNTLVVLESMARHGVDTLIYSSTCATYGEPEKMPITEETPQAPINPYGKAKKMAEDIILDFSKNSDMAVMILRYFNVIGSDPEGRLGEAPRPELREHGRISGACFDAARGIIAGLKVKGTDYSTADGTCVRDYIDVNDLVDAHVKALERAQPKKVGIYNVGTGKGRSVKEFVEACKKATSANIKVIYEPRRPGDYAEVYSDPTKIRLELNWTAKYTNLQESLEIAWRWQKSHRGGYASII from the exons ATGCTGAATTTTGGCAGGGCCAGAACTCAGCAAAGGCAGACTAGACCTACGTCCTTTGGAG GTTTGGATTATGCAGACCCCAAAAGGAAGAGCAATTTTGctggaaaatttattttggctGCTGCTCTTACTGCATTGTGCATTTTCCTGCTGAAGCAATCTCCAACTTTCAGTAGCCCAAGCCCG TTTTCCCAACATGAAGAAGGGGTAACTCATGTCCTGGTAACGGGTGGTGCTGGCTACATTGGTTCACATGCTGCATTACGATTACTGAAGGACTCATACCGTGTAACTATAGTT GATAATCTTTCACGGGGAAACATAGGTGCCGTAAAGGTCCTACAAGAATTATTTCCAGAGCCTGGGAGGCTTCAGTTTATTTATGCTGACCTGGGTGATGCTAAAGCT gttaacaaatttttttcagaaaatgcaTTTGATGCTGTAATGCATTTTGCAGCTGTTGCTTATGTTGGAGAAAGCACCCTTGATCCTCTCAA ATATTATCACAACATTACGTCAAATACCTTGGTAGTATTGGAGTCAATGGCCAGACATGGCGTGGATACTTTGATATATTCCAGTACATGCGCAACATACGGAGAGCCTGAAAAGATGCCCATTACTGAAGAAACTCCACAG GCTCCAATTAATCCATATGGTAAAGCTAAGAAGATGGCAGAAGATATCATCCTGGACTTCTCTAAAAATTCAGACATGGCAGTTATGATCCTACG GTACTTCAATGTCATCGGTTCTGATCCAGAGGGTAGATTAGGTGAAGCTCCCAGACCTGAATTGCGTGAGCATGGGCGAATATCAGGTGCATGTTTTGATGCAGCTCGTGGTATTATTGCTGGGCTGAAG GTCAAAGGAACAGACTACAGTACAGCAGATGGAACTTGTGTTCGTGATTATATTGACGTCAATGATCTGGTTGATGCTCATGTCAAAGCTCTTGAGAGGGCACAACCTAAGAAAGTTGGAATCTATAATGTTGGCACGGGAAAAG GGAGATCGGTAAAGGAGTTTGTTGAGGCATGTAAAAAAGCAACATCGGCAAATATCAAAGTTATATATGAACCTCGCCGCCCAGGTGACTATGCTGAAGTGTATAGTGACCCGACCAAGATCAGGCTTGAACTGAACTGGACTGCTAAATACACTAATCTCCAAGAAAGCTTAGAAATCGCTTGGAGATGGCAGAAGTCTCATCGTGGTGGGTATGCATCGATCATATAG